A section of the Agrococcus sp. SGAir0287 genome encodes:
- a CDS encoding sugar-binding transcriptional regulator, producing MPNPAVEPTLGDDARLERELAIRAARRFYLDDRSKVEIAQELGVSRFKVARLLELARETGIVRIAIDDEGFVDDERAERLRELLGLGRAVVVSTHGGGDDARRIVGAAAARLLTDSLEDGEVLGMGWGRTLAATAVAIERLPRVSVVQMTGATEASRDLSPVEIVRRIGLRSGGEVVPVFAPLVADDAETARAFRRQSDIARALAMHDRVTTAVMSIGGWDSRASQLCANLDPAFRDDLLARGVVAEIGITLVDATGAEIAPDFAERGVAVTSQQLRAIPRVIGVAAGAEKAVATVALARAGLVTELVVDVALADAAIEHAGRAA from the coding sequence ATGCCGAACCCAGCGGTCGAGCCGACGCTCGGCGACGACGCCCGCCTCGAGCGCGAGCTCGCCATCCGAGCCGCGCGACGCTTCTACCTCGACGACCGCAGCAAGGTGGAGATCGCGCAGGAGCTGGGCGTCTCGCGCTTCAAGGTGGCGCGCCTCCTCGAGCTGGCGCGCGAGACCGGCATCGTGCGCATCGCGATCGACGACGAGGGGTTCGTCGACGACGAGCGCGCCGAGCGACTGCGCGAGCTGCTCGGCCTCGGACGCGCCGTCGTCGTGTCGACGCACGGAGGCGGCGACGACGCGCGACGCATCGTCGGCGCCGCCGCCGCGAGGCTGCTGACCGACAGCCTCGAGGACGGCGAGGTGCTGGGCATGGGATGGGGGCGCACGCTCGCAGCGACCGCCGTCGCCATCGAGCGACTCCCCCGCGTCTCCGTCGTGCAGATGACGGGCGCCACCGAGGCGTCGCGCGACCTCTCGCCCGTCGAGATCGTGCGCCGCATCGGGCTGCGCTCCGGGGGCGAGGTCGTGCCCGTGTTCGCGCCGCTCGTGGCGGACGACGCGGAGACCGCTCGGGCGTTCCGCAGGCAGTCCGACATCGCGAGGGCGCTCGCGATGCACGACCGCGTCACGACCGCGGTCATGTCCATCGGCGGCTGGGACTCGCGTGCGTCCCAGCTCTGCGCGAACCTCGATCCCGCGTTCCGCGACGACCTGCTGGCGCGCGGCGTCGTGGCCGAGATCGGCATCACCCTCGTCGACGCGACCGGCGCGGAGATCGCCCCGGACTTCGCCGAGCGCGGCGTCGCCGTCACCTCGCAGCAGCTGCGGGCGATCCCGCGCGTCATCGGCGTGGCCGCCGGCGCCGAGAAGGCCGTCGCCACCGTCGCCCTCGCGCGAGCCGGCCTCGTCACCGAGCTCGTCGTCGACGTCGCGCTGGCCGACGCCGCGATCGAGCACGCCGGACGCGCGGCATGA
- a CDS encoding ABC transporter permease, whose translation MIRRIPNEVGIAVVVVLVAGALALLSPRFLTLGNLEILLLNGAVIAFLALGQTFVLLTGGIDLSTGSNIALTGMSAALAMQAGLPWYLAALVAIALGLLVGAINGALVAFLHLPPFIVTFATFGVAASIPLILTGSSSVNVADPLFAIIGRGGLFGIPMPIVLVAIAAIAFTILLRLTATGVHLYAVGGNAETSRLAGVRSANVIVFAYATSGLCAAMGGLITTSRLMVGYPSAGSGNELFYSIAAAVVGGVSLFGGIGSIGGALLGAVLIATVSNGMNVVGVESYWQPLVIGVIILGGVILDTHRRNLSLGALLRRMRGPGRPAPEPATT comes from the coding sequence ATGATCCGGCGGATCCCCAACGAGGTCGGCATCGCGGTGGTCGTGGTGCTGGTCGCGGGTGCACTGGCGCTGCTGTCGCCGCGCTTCCTGACCCTCGGCAACCTCGAGATCCTGCTGCTCAACGGCGCGGTCATCGCCTTCCTCGCCCTCGGCCAGACGTTCGTGCTGCTGACTGGCGGCATCGACCTCTCGACGGGCTCGAACATCGCGCTCACGGGGATGTCCGCCGCGCTCGCGATGCAGGCGGGGCTGCCCTGGTACCTCGCGGCGCTCGTGGCGATCGCGCTCGGCCTCCTCGTCGGCGCGATCAACGGCGCGCTCGTCGCCTTCCTGCACCTGCCGCCGTTCATCGTCACCTTCGCGACCTTCGGCGTCGCGGCGAGCATCCCGCTGATCCTCACGGGATCGAGCTCGGTCAACGTCGCCGACCCGCTCTTCGCGATCATCGGCCGCGGCGGCCTGTTCGGCATCCCGATGCCCATCGTGCTCGTGGCCATCGCCGCGATCGCGTTCACGATCCTGCTGCGCCTCACGGCGACGGGCGTGCACCTGTACGCCGTCGGCGGCAACGCCGAGACGAGCAGGCTCGCGGGCGTGCGCAGCGCCAACGTCATCGTCTTCGCGTACGCGACGAGCGGCCTGTGCGCCGCGATGGGCGGGCTCATCACGACGAGCAGGCTCATGGTCGGCTATCCGAGCGCCGGCAGCGGCAACGAGCTGTTCTACTCCATCGCCGCGGCGGTCGTCGGCGGCGTGAGCCTCTTCGGCGGCATCGGCTCGATCGGCGGCGCGCTGCTCGGCGCCGTGCTCATCGCCACCGTCTCCAACGGCATGAACGTCGTCGGCGTCGAGAGCTACTGGCAGCCGCTCGTCATCGGCGTCATCATCCTCGGCGGCGTCATCCTCGACACCCACCGCCGCAACCTGTCGCTCGGCGCGCTCCTGCGACGGATGCGCGGACCGGGACGCCCCGCGCCCGAGCCGGCCACGACCTGA
- a CDS encoding substrate-binding domain-containing protein, protein MRRTILGTAAATAAMLLLAGCSGAIDTGTGTPDASSGDIPRPAACDADSPFIAVSLPNLTNPYYVAMQTGFQEAGEEAGFEVQVQIANDDDAQQLAQVEAMLQQEPCALALNAVKSGPGAAIVAAANAAGVPVFTVNVGIDPDALEAQGASIVQYLGADNYAGGEQMAEQVLADMGEDAELNIGFVTEPDETPTVTRDQGFEDTISANPNATIVASVDGNVKPDDSLEATTEMLSGNPDINVIFASTGPATYGALQALAGRTDVALYGFCASEEPIVAPYAGCVAQEPESYGAQVIEQIGAWIDGAEPEAEILLPLKVFTAGETPAPGEVG, encoded by the coding sequence ATGCGACGCACCATCCTCGGCACCGCCGCGGCCACGGCAGCGATGCTGCTGCTCGCCGGCTGCAGCGGCGCCATCGACACCGGCACGGGCACGCCCGACGCATCCTCCGGCGACATCCCCCGGCCCGCCGCGTGCGATGCGGACAGCCCGTTCATCGCGGTCTCGCTGCCCAACCTCACGAACCCGTACTACGTCGCGATGCAGACGGGCTTCCAGGAGGCCGGTGAGGAGGCCGGCTTCGAGGTCCAGGTGCAGATCGCCAACGACGACGACGCGCAGCAGCTCGCGCAGGTCGAGGCGATGCTGCAGCAGGAGCCGTGCGCGCTCGCGCTCAACGCCGTGAAGTCCGGCCCGGGCGCTGCGATCGTCGCAGCCGCGAACGCCGCGGGTGTGCCGGTCTTCACCGTCAACGTCGGCATCGACCCCGACGCGCTCGAGGCGCAGGGTGCGTCGATCGTGCAGTACCTCGGCGCTGACAACTACGCAGGTGGCGAGCAGATGGCCGAGCAGGTGCTCGCCGACATGGGCGAGGACGCCGAGCTGAACATCGGCTTCGTCACCGAGCCCGACGAGACGCCGACGGTCACGCGCGACCAGGGCTTCGAGGACACGATCTCCGCGAATCCGAACGCCACGATCGTCGCGAGCGTCGACGGCAACGTCAAGCCGGACGACAGCCTCGAGGCCACCACGGAGATGCTCTCGGGCAACCCCGACATCAACGTCATCTTCGCCAGCACCGGCCCCGCCACCTACGGCGCGCTCCAGGCGCTCGCGGGTCGCACCGACGTCGCCCTCTACGGCTTCTGCGCCTCCGAGGAGCCCATCGTCGCGCCCTACGCGGGCTGCGTCGCCCAGGAGCCGGAGTCGTACGGCGCGCAGGTGATCGAGCAGATCGGCGCATGGATCGACGGCGCCGAGCCCGAGGCGGAGATCCTGCTGCCGCTCAAGGTGTTCACGGCAGGCGAGACGCCCGCCCCCGGCGAGGTCGGCTGA
- a CDS encoding sugar ABC transporter ATP-binding protein translates to MAATEMPQAQRGLVVDGIVKAYAGTVVLRGISVAVAPGEVVGLVGHNGAGKSTLMKSISGAVRPDEGSVRVDGVEVPRGEPKAAIAAGVSTVYQELSLLPNLTVTQNVFLGREERRAGVLGRAAMRASARALIDEFHLDVDPDALVGSIPVATRQLLEVAIATHRDARYLLLDEPTTALEGRQVDRFLETVRGLADRGLGIVLVDHKLEELYAVCDRIVALVDGEVRIDGSVDTVHRADVVHAIAGDDVTHEPTDATASGGREDAEITVDVRGLATARLEDVTLQARAGRVLGIYGLVGAGRTELLHALAGMDRILGGEVVVHGRRHAPRSPRAAIRGGVVYVTEERKHDGIVPQLDSIVNLMLPVLHQTRRAGLLSRRRMRARAMELMDALRVRGDRDAPIERLSGGNQQKVVIARALALEPRVLLLDEPTKGVDLGVKAEIHRLVRSLAHERGITVILVSSEEDEVVDVADDVIVMSGRRTDGTLVPDADRTPQALRRIAWDAA, encoded by the coding sequence ATGGCGGCGACCGAGATGCCTCAGGCGCAGCGCGGACTCGTCGTCGACGGGATCGTGAAGGCGTACGCCGGCACGGTCGTGCTGCGCGGCATCTCGGTCGCCGTCGCACCCGGCGAGGTCGTCGGCCTCGTCGGACACAACGGCGCGGGCAAGTCGACGCTCATGAAGTCGATCTCCGGTGCCGTCCGCCCCGACGAGGGCAGCGTGCGCGTCGACGGGGTCGAGGTGCCGCGGGGCGAGCCGAAGGCGGCGATCGCCGCCGGCGTCTCGACCGTCTACCAGGAGCTCTCGCTGCTGCCGAACCTCACGGTCACGCAGAACGTGTTCCTCGGTCGCGAGGAGCGCCGCGCGGGCGTGCTCGGTCGAGCGGCGATGCGTGCCAGCGCACGCGCGCTCATCGACGAGTTCCACCTCGACGTAGACCCTGACGCGCTCGTCGGCTCGATCCCGGTCGCGACCAGGCAGCTGCTCGAGGTCGCCATCGCGACGCATCGCGACGCCCGCTACCTCCTGCTCGACGAGCCCACGACGGCCCTCGAGGGCCGACAGGTGGATCGCTTCCTCGAGACCGTGCGCGGGCTCGCGGACCGTGGCCTCGGCATCGTGCTCGTCGACCACAAGCTCGAGGAGCTGTACGCGGTGTGCGACCGCATCGTCGCGCTCGTCGACGGCGAGGTCCGCATCGACGGCAGCGTCGACACCGTCCATCGGGCGGACGTCGTGCACGCGATCGCCGGCGATGACGTCACGCACGAGCCCACCGACGCGACGGCGAGCGGCGGTCGGGAGGACGCCGAGATCACGGTCGACGTGCGCGGACTCGCGACCGCACGACTCGAGGACGTCACGCTGCAGGCTCGCGCCGGACGCGTGCTCGGCATCTACGGCCTCGTCGGCGCCGGACGCACCGAGCTCCTCCACGCCCTCGCAGGCATGGACCGCATCCTCGGCGGCGAGGTCGTCGTCCACGGCAGGCGTCACGCGCCGCGCAGCCCGCGCGCCGCCATCCGCGGCGGCGTCGTCTACGTCACCGAGGAGCGCAAGCACGACGGCATCGTCCCGCAGCTCGACTCCATCGTGAACCTCATGCTGCCCGTGCTGCATCAGACCCGCCGCGCCGGCCTGCTGTCGCGGCGTCGCATGCGGGCGCGCGCCATGGAGCTCATGGATGCCCTGCGCGTGCGCGGCGACCGCGACGCCCCGATCGAGCGGCTCTCGGGCGGCAACCAGCAGAAGGTGGTCATCGCTCGCGCGCTCGCGCTCGAGCCGCGCGTCCTGCTGCTCGACGAGCCGACGAAGGGCGTGGACCTCGGGGTGAAGGCCGAGATCCACCGCCTCGTCCGCTCCCTCGCCCACGAGCGCGGCATCACCGTGATCCTCGTCTCGAGCGAGGAGGACGAGGTCGTCGACGTCGCCGACGACGTCATCGTCATGAGCGGACGCCGCACCGACGGCACGCTCGTCCCCGACGCCGATCGCACCCCGCAGGCGCTCCGGCGCATCGCGTGGGACGCCGCCTGA
- a CDS encoding KpsF/GutQ family sugar-phosphate isomerase codes for MHASPSPILAAARQAVLDEAAAVAAVADDLDDSFVEVLEVLLACRGKVFVTGSGTSGAIARRLAHLLSVCGTPAAFLHPMDALHGTMGVLTAADVLLAISKGGESSEINELITIATRRDVRIVALTSAPDSTMAQRAHVVVTLDLGAGDPGGVIAMGSTLATAAWGDALAILLMRQRGYTWEQMLETHPGGAVGKRQDAVPSALGRIGDDG; via the coding sequence ATGCACGCATCGCCATCGCCGATCCTCGCCGCCGCCAGGCAGGCAGTCCTCGACGAGGCCGCCGCCGTCGCGGCGGTCGCCGACGACCTCGACGACTCGTTCGTCGAGGTGCTCGAGGTGCTGCTCGCGTGCCGCGGCAAGGTGTTCGTGACGGGCTCCGGCACCTCTGGGGCGATCGCGCGACGGCTCGCGCACCTCCTGTCGGTGTGCGGCACGCCCGCCGCATTCCTGCACCCCATGGATGCGCTGCACGGCACGATGGGCGTGCTCACAGCCGCCGACGTGCTGCTCGCCATCTCGAAGGGCGGCGAGTCCAGCGAGATCAACGAGCTCATCACGATCGCGACCCGTCGCGACGTGCGCATCGTCGCCCTCACCTCCGCGCCCGATTCGACGATGGCGCAGCGCGCGCACGTCGTCGTGACGCTCGACCTCGGCGCGGGCGACCCGGGCGGCGTCATCGCGATGGGCTCGACCCTCGCGACGGCCGCGTGGGGCGACGCGCTCGCGATCCTCCTCATGCGGCAGCGCGGCTACACCTGGGAGCAGATGCTCGAGACGCACCCCGGCGGTGCGGTCGGCAAGCGGCAGGACGCCGTCCCCAGCGCGCTGGGTCGCATCGGCGACGACGGCTAG
- the xylB gene encoding xylulokinase: MPIVAGVDTSTQSTTVELRDATSGVLLGSGRAPHPVTHPPVSEQDPRAWWAAFEVALVEATSAADVAPTEIRAIAVAGQCHGLVLLDDAGEPLRPAKLWNDTTSAPQAQRIVAELGGDAWARAVGSVPIPAFTITKLAWVAEHEPALLDRARHVLLPHDYMTWRLTGRAATDRSEASGTGYFAAHEGRYRTDLLDQFVGRRDWLPLLPEVLGPDEVVGTVRRDVSDRLGLAADVVVSVGGGDQHLGVVGLGLGIGEVAYSLGTSGVVIAVADAPVFDGSGVVTGVADATGGYLPLACTLNATKVTDWTARMLGVDVRALGDLALAADASDDRPVLAAFLDGERTPDRPDATGVLAGITTATTREQLARAAFEGVLLGLVAAHARIREVGAPCDGAVTVMGGGARSGAYRQLLADLLDAPVHVRDADESTARGAAIQAAAALHGRRVADLAAELRPATTQTIEPRARIADVVRDRYASVAAWTGADRRARRPSPTTPKEHAP; encoded by the coding sequence ATGCCCATCGTCGCCGGCGTCGACACCTCGACGCAGTCCACGACCGTCGAGCTCCGCGATGCGACCTCCGGCGTGCTCCTCGGCAGCGGCCGCGCACCGCATCCCGTCACGCATCCGCCCGTGAGCGAGCAGGATCCGCGGGCATGGTGGGCGGCGTTCGAGGTCGCGCTCGTCGAGGCGACGTCGGCCGCCGACGTCGCACCGACCGAGATCCGGGCGATCGCGGTCGCGGGGCAGTGCCACGGGCTCGTGCTGCTCGACGACGCGGGCGAGCCGCTGCGACCCGCGAAGCTCTGGAACGACACCACCTCGGCGCCGCAGGCGCAGCGCATCGTCGCCGAGCTCGGCGGCGACGCGTGGGCGCGCGCGGTCGGCTCGGTGCCGATCCCGGCCTTCACGATCACGAAGCTCGCCTGGGTCGCCGAGCACGAGCCGGCCCTCCTCGATCGCGCGCGGCACGTGCTGCTGCCGCACGACTACATGACCTGGCGGCTCACGGGGCGCGCGGCGACCGATCGCTCGGAAGCGTCGGGCACGGGATACTTCGCCGCGCACGAGGGGCGGTATCGGACCGATCTGCTCGACCAATTCGTCGGTCGGCGCGACTGGCTGCCCCTCCTGCCCGAGGTGCTGGGGCCCGACGAGGTCGTCGGCACGGTCCGTCGGGACGTCTCCGACCGGCTCGGACTCGCCGCCGACGTCGTCGTGAGCGTCGGCGGCGGCGACCAGCACCTCGGCGTCGTCGGACTCGGGCTCGGCATCGGCGAGGTCGCGTACAGCCTCGGCACGTCCGGCGTCGTCATCGCCGTCGCCGATGCCCCGGTGTTCGATGGATCAGGCGTCGTCACGGGCGTCGCCGACGCCACCGGGGGCTACCTGCCGCTCGCCTGCACCCTCAACGCGACGAAGGTCACCGACTGGACGGCGCGGATGCTCGGCGTCGACGTGCGTGCGCTCGGGGACCTCGCCCTCGCCGCCGATGCGAGCGACGACCGGCCGGTGCTCGCCGCCTTCCTCGACGGCGAGCGCACGCCGGATCGCCCCGACGCCACCGGCGTGCTGGCGGGGATCACCACCGCGACGACGCGGGAGCAGCTCGCGCGCGCCGCGTTCGAGGGCGTGCTGCTGGGGCTCGTCGCAGCGCACGCGCGCATCCGCGAGGTCGGCGCGCCGTGCGACGGAGCCGTCACCGTCATGGGCGGCGGCGCGCGCTCGGGCGCCTACCGTCAGCTGCTCGCCGACCTCCTGGATGCCCCTGTGCACGTGCGCGACGCGGACGAGTCGACGGCGAGGGGCGCCGCGATCCAGGCTGCCGCGGCGCTGCACGGTCGTCGTGTCGCCGACCTCGCTGCGGAGCTGCGCCCAGCGACGACGCAGACGATCGAGCCGCGAGCTCGCATCGCCGACGTCGTCCGCGACCGCTACGCGAGCGTCGCCGCCTGGACGGGCGCCGACCGGCGCGCCCGACGCCCGTCCCCGACGACACCGAAGGAGCACGCACCATGA
- a CDS encoding transaldolase family protein has product MTRRIRLYADSADDAAVRSLLDEGLVVGVTTNPEILRASGARLADLPALVSGWIAAGAQEVFLQTWGETRDAMLDHARMLRDIAPQVAVKVPATEVGLGVAAALVADRATVLVTAVYEEHQALAAASVGARWIAPYLGRLDDAGHDGAARIGGMARIVAGTDTSVLAASIRSPQRLVDLALHGVDACTARPDVVRAALRSEPSDAATAAFEEAMRAVV; this is encoded by the coding sequence ATGACCCGCCGCATCCGCCTCTACGCCGACTCCGCCGACGACGCCGCCGTCCGCTCGCTGCTCGACGAGGGCCTCGTCGTCGGCGTCACGACCAATCCGGAGATCCTGCGCGCGAGCGGCGCACGGCTCGCCGACCTGCCCGCGCTGGTGTCGGGATGGATCGCCGCCGGCGCGCAGGAGGTCTTCCTGCAGACGTGGGGCGAGACACGGGACGCGATGCTCGACCACGCGCGGATGCTGCGCGACATCGCCCCACAGGTCGCCGTCAAGGTGCCTGCGACGGAGGTCGGGCTGGGCGTCGCCGCCGCGCTCGTCGCCGACCGCGCGACCGTGCTCGTCACCGCCGTCTACGAGGAGCACCAGGCTCTCGCCGCCGCCAGCGTCGGGGCGCGCTGGATCGCCCCGTACCTCGGCCGCCTCGACGACGCCGGGCACGACGGCGCCGCACGGATCGGCGGGATGGCGAGGATCGTCGCAGGCACGGACACGTCGGTGCTCGCCGCGAGCATCCGATCGCCCCAGCGCCTCGTGGACCTCGCGCTGCACGGCGTGGATGCGTGCACCGCGCGCCCCGACGTGGTGCGCGCCGCGCTGCGATCCGAGCCGTCCGACGCGGCCACCGCCGCGTTCGAGGAGGCGATGCGCGCCGTCGTCTGA
- a CDS encoding TSUP family transporter, translating into MLVAAAIGGIVLLGSTTQRVAGIGFGLVASPMLMLLLGPLQGVVVANVFGLGTALVAYLGVVRQVEYRRILPIAAAAVVAIVPGALLARSLQGPQLSILAGCLVLVALSISVAARRIRGLDRWPGLVTAGAAGGVMNVLAGVGGPAVTAYAIAARWEHKAFVTSMQAYLVIVCVVSLVMRGELPALTLPEWIVAVAALGVGAVVGAWAARRIDPRAGRIACVTVATLGGVAVIVTGVVQLATA; encoded by the coding sequence GTGCTCGTCGCGGCCGCGATCGGCGGCATCGTCCTGCTCGGCTCGACGACGCAGCGCGTCGCCGGCATCGGCTTCGGGCTCGTCGCCTCGCCGATGCTCATGCTGCTGCTCGGACCGCTGCAGGGGGTGGTCGTCGCGAACGTCTTCGGGCTCGGCACGGCGCTCGTCGCGTACCTCGGCGTCGTGCGGCAGGTGGAGTACCGGCGCATCCTCCCCATCGCGGCCGCGGCGGTCGTCGCGATCGTGCCCGGCGCGCTGCTGGCGCGCTCGCTGCAGGGGCCGCAGCTGTCGATCCTCGCGGGCTGCCTCGTGCTCGTCGCGCTGTCCATCAGCGTCGCCGCCAGGCGCATCCGCGGGCTCGACCGCTGGCCGGGCCTCGTGACCGCCGGCGCCGCGGGTGGGGTCATGAACGTGCTGGCCGGCGTCGGCGGACCGGCCGTCACCGCCTACGCGATCGCCGCGCGGTGGGAGCACAAGGCGTTCGTCACGAGCATGCAGGCGTACCTCGTGATCGTGTGCGTCGTCTCGCTCGTCATGCGCGGCGAGCTGCCCGCGCTCACGCTGCCCGAGTGGATCGTGGCGGTCGCGGCCCTCGGCGTCGGCGCGGTCGTCGGCGCGTGGGCGGCGCGCCGCATCGATCCGCGCGCCGGCCGCATCGCCTGCGTCACCGTCGCGACGCTCGGCGGCGTCGCCGTCATCGTGACGGGCGTCGTGCAGCTCGCGACGGCGTAG
- a CDS encoding RDD family protein, whose translation MSEQSREPGWYQDPFGTGPEDRRYWDGETWLAVQQTQPVAFEAPGAPAQPAPPMPQQPQTGQPFDQQGKTYDPPPAAPLGWGQPASPEDRIRTPDGVELASWGRRLAAYVVDAIVLGVAFAVLGGVLGLWSAFTDLAESIDPTATDLTPQVEAFVAQHSGALLAFSLLQILISGAYHVVLVATRGRTIGKRMLGIRVRLREREGLPMWRAALSRWLVHYGLPTLLSGVPGLAFLGAAFPIVDGLWPLWDPRRQAIHDKLAKTAVVRG comes from the coding sequence ATGAGCGAGCAGTCCCGGGAGCCCGGCTGGTACCAGGATCCGTTCGGCACCGGCCCCGAGGATCGTCGCTACTGGGATGGCGAGACGTGGCTCGCGGTGCAGCAGACGCAGCCCGTGGCGTTCGAGGCACCGGGCGCGCCCGCGCAGCCCGCGCCGCCGATGCCGCAGCAGCCGCAGACGGGCCAGCCCTTCGACCAGCAGGGCAAGACGTACGACCCGCCACCCGCCGCGCCGCTCGGCTGGGGGCAGCCGGCGTCGCCCGAGGACCGCATCCGCACGCCGGACGGCGTCGAGCTCGCGTCGTGGGGTCGACGGCTCGCCGCCTACGTCGTCGACGCGATCGTGCTCGGCGTCGCGTTCGCGGTGCTCGGCGGCGTGCTGGGGCTCTGGTCGGCGTTCACGGACCTCGCCGAGTCGATCGACCCGACCGCGACCGACCTCACGCCGCAGGTGGAGGCCTTCGTCGCCCAGCACTCGGGCGCCCTGCTCGCGTTCTCGCTGCTGCAGATCCTCATCAGCGGCGCCTACCACGTCGTGCTCGTCGCGACGCGGGGCCGCACGATCGGCAAGCGCATGCTCGGCATCCGCGTGCGCCTCCGCGAGCGCGAGGGGCTGCCGATGTGGCGCGCCGCGCTCTCGCGCTGGCTCGTGCACTACGGGCTGCCCACCCTGCTGTCGGGCGTGCCCGGGCTCGCCTTCCTCGGCGCCGCCTTCCCGATCGTCGACGGCCTGTGGCCGCTGTGGGATCCGCGCCGCCAGGCCATCCACGACAAGCTGGCGAAGACCGCCGTCGTGCGCGGCTGA
- a CDS encoding RDD family protein produces MSEHRSVGHDGIPRAPEPLIHPLGERDRSVTPDGVPLSGWWRRLFACLLDALLIGVAASIVTVPLQIARPDVWLGTVQSGRVLDMLVTLDARLIVGQLVTAALLLVIGGAYSILMTSRLGWTLGKRALGIRVRHRDRERLPTLGEAAARWAVALAPGALGQVPSVAGITNLWTMVDGLWPIWDRRRQAIHDKVARTNVVLA; encoded by the coding sequence ATGAGCGAGCATCGGAGCGTCGGGCACGACGGCATCCCACGCGCGCCCGAGCCCCTCATCCATCCGCTCGGCGAGCGCGACCGATCCGTGACGCCCGACGGCGTCCCGCTCTCCGGCTGGTGGCGCCGTCTCTTCGCCTGCCTGCTCGACGCTCTCCTGATCGGCGTCGCCGCATCGATCGTCACGGTCCCGCTGCAGATCGCTCGCCCCGACGTGTGGCTCGGGACCGTGCAGTCGGGGAGGGTCCTCGACATGCTCGTCACCCTCGACGCGCGCCTGATCGTCGGCCAGCTCGTCACCGCCGCCCTCCTGCTCGTCATCGGCGGCGCGTACTCGATCCTCATGACGTCGCGACTGGGGTGGACGCTCGGCAAGCGCGCGCTCGGCATTCGCGTGCGGCATCGCGACCGCGAGCGGTTGCCGACGCTCGGCGAGGCCGCCGCGCGCTGGGCGGTGGCGCTCGCGCCCGGCGCGCTCGGACAGGTGCCGAGCGTCGCGGGCATCACGAACCTGTGGACGATGGTCGACGGACTGTGGCCCATCTGGGATCGGCGCCGCCAGGCGATCCACGACAAGGTCGCGCGCACGAACGTCGTCCTCGCGTAG
- a CDS encoding pirin family protein has protein sequence MSNDEAAPVVESERACIDEAQRAGVELLLPREVPLGGPRAMPVLRVLPNKHRHMVGAWCFADAFGPEDVTTHGGMDVPPHPHTGLQTVSWLVAGSIEHRDSVGSVHTVSPGGVNVMTAGRGIAHSEHSTPDTVALHGVQLWVALPEAERWIDPHFAGLDAVPTLRVGDATVQVFAGSLGTLRAEVPVHSPLLGAEVRLPAGGVAEVPVGATFEHGVLALTDGLVIGGVPVPVGGMAVLAPGDDLVRVETDAAASGDVVAILLGGEPFAEEIVMFWNFVGTRHDDVAAAREAWMRERDAAEDDRERFGVVPGGEPTLPSPRLPDVELLPRGRARRR, from the coding sequence ATGAGCAACGACGAGGCCGCGCCGGTCGTCGAGTCGGAGCGCGCGTGCATCGACGAGGCGCAGCGCGCCGGCGTCGAGCTGCTGCTGCCGCGCGAGGTGCCGCTCGGCGGACCCCGCGCGATGCCCGTGCTGCGCGTGCTGCCGAACAAGCATCGGCACATGGTGGGCGCGTGGTGCTTCGCGGATGCGTTCGGCCCCGAGGACGTGACGACGCATGGCGGCATGGACGTGCCGCCGCATCCGCACACCGGCCTCCAGACCGTCTCCTGGCTCGTCGCGGGCAGCATCGAGCACCGCGACTCCGTGGGCTCGGTGCACACCGTCTCGCCGGGGGGCGTCAACGTCATGACCGCCGGTCGCGGCATCGCCCACTCGGAGCACTCGACGCCCGACACCGTCGCGCTGCACGGCGTGCAGCTCTGGGTCGCGCTGCCCGAGGCCGAGCGCTGGATCGACCCGCACTTCGCTGGACTCGACGCCGTGCCGACGCTGCGCGTCGGGGACGCGACGGTGCAGGTGTTCGCCGGCTCGCTCGGCACGCTGCGCGCGGAGGTGCCGGTGCACTCGCCGCTGCTCGGCGCCGAGGTGCGGCTGCCCGCCGGCGGCGTCGCCGAGGTACCCGTCGGTGCGACGTTCGAGCACGGCGTCCTCGCGCTCACCGACGGCCTCGTGATCGGCGGCGTGCCCGTGCCGGTCGGCGGCATGGCGGTGCTCGCGCCGGGCGACGACCTCGTTCGCGTCGAGACGGACGCCGCGGCGAGCGGCGACGTGGTCGCGATCCTCCTGGGCGGCGAGCCGTTCGCCGAGGAGATCGTCATGTTCTGGAACTTCGTCGGCACGCGGCACGACGACGTCGCCGCCGCGCGCGAGGCGTGGATGCGCGAGCGCGACGCGGCCGAGGACGATCGCGAGCGCTTCGGCGTCGTCCCGGGCGGCGAGCCGACGCTGCCGTCCCCGCGCCTGCCCGACGTCGAGCTGCTGCCGCGCGGCCGCGCTCGCCGTCGCTGA